The Silurus meridionalis isolate SWU-2019-XX chromosome 18, ASM1480568v1, whole genome shotgun sequence genome includes the window GCTTCCAGACTTGCCCCCTTTGCTATCATGAGCTTTACGCAATCAGCGTTTCCTTTAAATATAagcaatacacacatttacacagatGTCATGATCACCACACTGCAAATCTTATTCTACCGGCATGGGAAAATATGGTAACTCTGATCCTCACCTCCCAAGCAGGCCTCATGCAGTGGAGAGGTGGTGCGAGAGGTCAGGGCGGGGTTAACCATTGCTCCATACTCGAGGAGCAGCTGTACACATTCAGAGCTTCCAGCAGAACAGGCCTCGCACAAAGGAGTGCTGCCGTCCACGTTCCTCGCATCTACCTGCAAAGCAATGCAAACGCATTATTAGCGCTGGACCGAATCATTGGTCGATAATTGATTGCGATAATAACGATAATTGATTGCTAGAATTATCAACAAAGATCCAAACAAAttgtttttccgggttgcgtcatacagtacgagagcggcctctagaggcaactcactgacaccacatgctgtttatttaaagggtattttattctttttggctgtaaatgtttttattcacttgAAGTGTTacctttatgttttagtttgaatgcatgtcttatttactctctctctctctctctctctctctctctctctctctatatatatatatatatatatatatatatatatatatattttatttatttatttttttttatttcatttagcgcATTTCAAgtattgtctttttatttttgtaataaagttcaacattattttacatttaatgttgtgtttgtttttaatccagtatccattttaaaaactatcggttgattaataGGTTATTAATCAATTTTCTCCCTTGCTTTTCTTCCAATTCAGACTTTAAAGAAAGAACAGCATTTGCACTCACTTGTGTGATGATtcagaaacacatttaaatgcatcagcaaaaatacaaaatcacacaaacacactaaaaagGTGAGATGTAATGCAGTgtgatacattaaaaaaaaaaaaacaattaaaaaacactGTTCAAATGATTTTATTCCTCCTATACAACAGCAGTTTACCAATGAATATAATTTTCTAATTTCCAAGAATGATgtactttcatttttatatattgtcaAACAACTGGAAAACAAGTTCTATTATCACTTGCATACACAAGTCTTTTTCTTACCGGATTccctttttgtctctttctctctctaagtCAGACAAAAGTcaactttatattattttatagcaCAAAGACTATGTACataaaaagcaaatatggcaaACGTTAAAAATCTGATTCTTTTTTGATGAGATCAACATGTAGAGGCTAAATCTGgagatgtctgtgtgtgcgtgtgtgtgcgtgtgtgtgtgtgtgtgtgtgcgtgaccTTTACCTGGGCTCCAGCATCCAGTAGCAGCCTCACACACTGTGTCTGTCCTCGGATAGCTGCTTCATGGAGAGGAGTGATGGAATCAACAGCTACAATATTCACTGATGCTCCACTCTGGATCAGGCTCTGCAGATGGGACACCTGCCCTTGATACGCAGCCTTGTGGACTTCTGTCCTCTCTGACCAGAAGCCTAATCCACATACAGACAGAGTGTAAAACAGTTACACTGCCAGAACAGCAACTAATGTACAGGTACCACATGCCCTTAAAGGTCTAAAAGTTCCTGTTTGGATCTTAGATTACTGTGTGCATGTTCTCCTCATGTTTGTCTGGGTTTTCTCTAGGTTCTTCTCTAGCAAAAACATGTTAGTAGGTGGACTGTTTAGTTGAAGTTTACCCTGAGTGtgttgaaaagtgtgtgtgtgtgtgtgtgtgtgtgtgtgtgtgtgtgtgtgtgtacacattacCATTTATATGTTTGGACAAACCAtcttattcattgtttttttcattattttttattgtttactaGGCATCCTCTCAGTCAGCCTCAATGAGGTAGTGACCTGAACTTGTTCTCCAAAAATCTTGATCTACTTGTTGGCTTCACACTCTGGTCTAGAGCTGTCCAACCACCCTctctatctaaaaaaaaaaaaaagacatcacaGTAGGaaccaaaaatctcaaatttaaACCTATACAAAAGTTTTCCACTAATCCCAGTGATCCACTGAAGCATTCCTCATGTTTCTAGGCCAAAGCAAGTTTCTTCCAAAGTAATGGTTCCATTGCCACAATTCAACTATGCAGGCTTGACTCACGACCTTGGTTTTCTGATCCTGGGAAGGTCCGTTTCATCGTAGCATTTGATAGTTTTGGAAACCTGACCTTCTTGAAGTAACAAGTCTGTCGTTTCTCTTTACTTAGCTAAGTGTTCTTTACAaaaatatggatttttgcagtagttgtagtagcactaatacgGCTATTAACTCTGTACTCATGGTCTAATGCTCATCATGAAGACAAGAAATGTCACAGATGAACACTTGACCAGGCATATCATCCTGAAATCACAAATCACAcatgaaaaccattccaggtgactacctcaggAATCTGATGCAAGAATGCCTTGAGTGTGCCAATAtatatgattttgtttgtttgtttgtttatgacaTAATTCCATTTGTTATTTCgtagtttggatgtctttagTATTAAAGTACAACTttgaaaatgatataaaaatgaaggaaaaccACTGAACGAGAAGGTgcgtccaaacttttgactggtactgtatgtgtgtgtatgagtgtgttctGAGCATTGACAACCATTCAGCCCAGGataaaggtaaataaataaatgaatgaatattttccAGATGCAGCTGTCTGCATGAGAATTTATTTAAGAATTATATAGTAAAAGTAGGTCTCTAGGTCAAGGTTAGATTATTTACAAGTGACTAAAAATTAAATCTGTATTCATATGAAGATTAAAAACCACATGTTTCAGCcttgtgtgtgcacatgcaaTCAGTGTTTAAACCCCTTCGGATAAACACGGCCCGCTGTAACACAAGGAAACAGCAACTGCTGATATCGTTCCCCGGTAAATCGATTATGTATGCTTTAGCCTTTACCGATATCACCGAAGAAATACGGCGTTCCTGCGTCCACCGCCATCTTTTACGTGTATAGATATCAAATGGACCTATGCAAGTTGTAAAGCCGCAGAAACACACCGTGTTTACAGACGTGCTGTGGGGGTCACGTGATCGTGTTGTTGTCCAGGCTTTTTCCCCGGAAGTATGGGAAATGTAGTCCAATAGCTCAAACTACACTGCGGAAATGTCTACTGATACTACAGTATCATAaagtaaaggtaaaaaaaacacttcaaaatTTGATAATTATCTAAAACATAATCAGCTCACATATTAAATGCTCCACCAAGTCATAGGTTTGAAATgcttgtgtgtgcttgtgtataatatatttatttcagaatcaGCTTCATTTTGT containing:
- the asb13a.2 gene encoding ankyrin repeat and SOCS box protein 13 isoform X2 — its product is MAVDAGTPYFFGDIGFWSERTEVHKAAYQGQVSHLQSLIQSGASVNIVAVDSITPLHEAAIRGQTQCVRLLLDAGAQVDARNVDGSTPLCEACSAGSSECVQLLLEYGAMVNPALTSRTTSPLHEACLGGNADCVKLMIAKGASLEAYDLYNGTPLHVACSTQNLECVKVILNAGAKVNAVRLHETALHHAAKANNVEMIELLVEFGANIYAKDKHERKPVDYTKPETPAALCLRLYESAL
- the asb13a.2 gene encoding ankyrin repeat and SOCS box protein 13 isoform X1, coding for MAVDAGTPYFFGDIGFWSERTEVHKAAYQGQVSHLQSLIQSGASVNIVAVDSITPLHEAAIRGQTQCVRLLLDAGAQVDARNVDGSTPLCEACSAGSSECVQLLLEYGAMVNPALTSRTTSPLHEACLGGNADCVKLMIAKGASLEAYDLYNGTPLHVACSTQNLECVKVILNAGAKVNAVRLHETALHHAAKANNVEMIELLVEFGANIYAKDKHERKPVDYTKPETPAALCLRLYESCPLSLQQLSRIRLRHVLGTRALQIITKLNLPNFIIRYLSYL